AGCCCGGGGGCTTTCTGCTGGCCATCGCGCGCAACGCCTTCGAGGCCGCCGGGCTGGAGGTGGGCTACGAGTCCGCCCCGCCCAAGCGGATCATGGCCCGCATGCACGAGGGCGGGCGGCTGTGCTCGGTGGGCTGGTTCCGCACGCCCGAGCGCGAGGCCTTCGCGCTGTTCTCCGTGCCCATCTACCGGGGCCAGCCCCTGGTGCTGGTGGCTGCGTGGCACGGCAGGGCGCGCCTGGCGGGCCTGACGACCCTGGCTGAGGTCTTCGCCGCGCCGGGGCTGACCTGGGGCGTGCCGGGCGGGTACGTCTACGGCGCGGTGGTGGACGAGTTGCGCGCGCGTCTGGAACCCCGGGTGGCCGACGCCCCGGTGGCCCTGAACCAGATGCTGGCCATGCTCGCCGCCGGGCGCTTCGACTACCTGCTGCTGGCCCCCGAGGAACTGCCCCTGCTGGACCCGGACGGGGCGGTGGGTGAAGAGCGGGAGCAGCCCGCCCAGGGCCCGGAAAGCGCCGCGCGGCACGGGGATTTCCTGGTGCTGCCCCTGGCGGACCTGCCGGACGGCCCCGCGCGCCATATCATGTGCACCCCCGGCGTGGGGCCCGCCTTCATGGAGCGCCTGGACCAGGGCATACGGGCCACGGTGGGGCCCCTGGCGCCCTGAGGGCGCGCGGCGCGGCGCGGGGCAGCCGCCATGCAACCCGCGCGGCCTGGCGTCAGCCCCGGACCGCCCAAGACGACACACCCTCCCTCGGCCTTGGGCCAGGGGAGGGTGTGTCGCTGTTTTGCTGGGCCGCCCCGGCCCGGTGGGCCGGGGCGGCCGTGTCGCGGTCCGGGGTCGGCCTAGTAGCGGTAGTGGTCCGGCTTGTAGGGCCCGGCCAGGGGCACGCCGATGTACTCGGCCTGCTCGGGGGTCAGGGTCTCCAGGGTCACGCCCAGGCGCTCCAGGTGCAGCCGGGCGACTTCCTCGTCCAGGTGCTTGGGCAGGGTCATGACGCAGGGCTCGTAGCTGTTGCGGGCCAGGTCGAGCTGGGCCAGCACCTGGTTGGTGAAGCTGTTGGACATGACGAACGAGGGGTGGCCCGTGGCGCAGCCCAGGTTCACCAGCCGGCCTTCGGCCAGCACGATGATCGAGCGCCCCGAGGGCAGCAGCCACTTGTCCACCTGGGGCTTGATCTCGATGCGCGTGCAGGCCGGGTTGTTCTCCAGGGCGGACATCTCGATCTCGGAGTCGAAGTGCCCGATGTTGCAGAGAATGGCCTCGTCCTTCATGCGCATCATGTGCGCGCCGGTGATGACGTGGTAGTTGCCCGTGGCGGTGACGAAGATGTCGCCCTCCTCCACGGCGCGCTCCATGGTCGTGACCTCGTAGCCTTCCATGGCGGCCTGCAGCGCGCAGATGGGGTCGATCTCCGTGACCAGCACCCGGGCGCCGAAGCCGCGCATGGACTGGGCGCAGCCCTTGCCCACGTCACCGTAGCCCGCCACCACGACCACCTTGCCCGCGATCATGATGTCCGTGGCGCGCTTGATGCCGTCGGCCAGGGACTCGCGGCAGCCGTACAGGTTGTCGAACTTTGACTTGGTCACCGAGTCGTTGACGTTGATGGCCGGGAAGAGCAGAGCCCCGCGCTGCTGCATCTGGTAGAGCCGGTGCACGCCCGTGGTCGTCTCCTCGGACACGCCGCGGACCTTCTTGGCGATGGCCGTCCACTTGCCGGGGTGGGCCTTGAGGCTGGCCGCCAGCCGGGCCAGGATGATGCGGAACTCCTTGTTGTCCGTGGCCTGGTTGACCACCTCGGGGTTCTTCTCGGCCTCCACGCCTTTGTGGATGAGCAGGGTGGCGTCGCCGCCGTCGTCCACGATGAGGTCCGGGCCGGAGCCGTCAGGCCAGGTCAGGGCCTGCTCGGTGCACCACCAGTAGTCCTCCAGGGTCTCGCCCTTCCAGGCGAAGACTTTGGCCAGCCCGGCCTTGGCCACGGCGGCGGCGGCGTGGTCCTGGGTGGAGAAGATGTTGCACGACGCCCAGCGCAGGTCCGCGCCCAGGGCGTGCAGGGTCTTGATGAGCATGGCCGTCTGGATGGTCATGTGCAGCGAGCCCATGATCTTCAGGCCCTTCAGGGGCTTCTCGGCGCCGTGCTTGGCGATGAGCTGCATGAGCCCGGGCATCTCGCGCTCGGACAGCTGCATTTCCTTGAGGCCGAACTCGGCCAGGTCCATATCCTTGACCATGTGGTCCAGGGCCGGATCGACGGGTTTCACTTGGGTGGTCATTGGCGTTTCTCCTGTGCGGGTTTCACCGCCCCGTAGAGCCGCAGGGCTAGGCCCGAGGGCAGGGGGTAGCGGGTTGTCTCGTCGGTATGCAGTCCTGCGGCGGCAAGCCAGCCTTGCACGCGCGCGGGGTCGAAGCCGAGCCAGTTGTCGCCGTAGCGCTCGCGCATGGATTCGTCGGCGTGGGGCTCGAAATCCACGAGGACGAAGCGGCCCCCCGGGGCCAGCACGCGGTGCGCCTCCGCCAGCCCCAGGCGCGGCGAGGGCAGATGGTGCAGCGCCAGGCTCATGACGGCAAAGTCGGCCTCGCCGTCGCCAAGGGGCAGGTGCTCCAGGTCGCCGATGCGCAGGCTGACCCCGGGGGCCGCGCCGTCCGCCTCGGGCCCGAAGGCGCGCCGGGCCTGGGCCAGCATTTCGGCGGAGCTGTCCACGCCGATGACCCGCCCGGCCCGGGGGCGCATGGCGTGCAGCAGGGCGCCCGTGCCGCAGCCCAGGTCCGCCGCCGTGGCCACGCCCCGGGGCATCCGCGCCAGGATTTCCCCGGCCAGGTCCAGCCCGCCCAGGGACTGCTCGCGCAGTTCGTCCCAGGCCCCGGCATGGGCGGCGAAAAAGGCGGAGGTGTGCTCGGCGCGCCGGGCCACGGCCCTGGCGGCGGCCCTGGCGTCGGCGTCCAGGGCGGGATCGGCCAGAAAAGGCGCCAGGGCGTCGAGAAAAGCGCGCTGCGGGCCGGACTCCGGCGCGGCATAGTACACCCGCTGCCCGTCGCGCCGCGAGACCAGAAGCCCGGCCCCGGCCAGGATCTTCAAATGCCGCGAGATGCGCGACTGCCCCAGCCCCAGGGCGCGCACGATTTCGCCCACCGCCAGCTCGTGCTCCAGCAGCACGCGCAGCAGCCGCAGGCGGGTTTCGTCGGCCAGGGCCTTGGCAAGATCAAGAAGGGGCGGGGTGCTCATGT
This portion of the Desulfocurvus vexinensis DSM 17965 genome encodes:
- a CDS encoding ArsR/SmtB family transcription factor, whose amino-acid sequence is MSTPPLLDLAKALADETRLRLLRVLLEHELAVGEIVRALGLGQSRISRHLKILAGAGLLVSRRDGQRVYYAAPESGPQRAFLDALAPFLADPALDADARAAARAVARRAEHTSAFFAAHAGAWDELREQSLGGLDLAGEILARMPRGVATAADLGCGTGALLHAMRPRAGRVIGVDSSAEMLAQARRAFGPEADGAAPGVSLRIGDLEHLPLGDGEADFAVMSLALHHLPSPRLGLAEAHRVLAPGGRFVLVDFEPHADESMRERYGDNWLGFDPARVQGWLAAAGLHTDETTRYPLPSGLALRLYGAVKPAQEKRQ
- the ahcY gene encoding adenosylhomocysteinase translates to MTTQVKPVDPALDHMVKDMDLAEFGLKEMQLSEREMPGLMQLIAKHGAEKPLKGLKIMGSLHMTIQTAMLIKTLHALGADLRWASCNIFSTQDHAAAAVAKAGLAKVFAWKGETLEDYWWCTEQALTWPDGSGPDLIVDDGGDATLLIHKGVEAEKNPEVVNQATDNKEFRIILARLAASLKAHPGKWTAIAKKVRGVSEETTTGVHRLYQMQQRGALLFPAINVNDSVTKSKFDNLYGCRESLADGIKRATDIMIAGKVVVVAGYGDVGKGCAQSMRGFGARVLVTEIDPICALQAAMEGYEVTTMERAVEEGDIFVTATGNYHVITGAHMMRMKDEAILCNIGHFDSEIEMSALENNPACTRIEIKPQVDKWLLPSGRSIIVLAEGRLVNLGCATGHPSFVMSNSFTNQVLAQLDLARNSYEPCVMTLPKHLDEEVARLHLERLGVTLETLTPEQAEYIGVPLAGPYKPDHYRY
- a CDS encoding substrate-binding periplasmic protein, with translation MERFASLVLAALALLVFSAAAAPAQPPRQATVVYFERPPYYYTHQGQPGGFLLAIARNAFEAAGLEVGYESAPPKRIMARMHEGGRLCSVGWFRTPEREAFALFSVPIYRGQPLVLVAAWHGRARLAGLTTLAEVFAAPGLTWGVPGGYVYGAVVDELRARLEPRVADAPVALNQMLAMLAAGRFDYLLLAPEELPLLDPDGAVGEEREQPAQGPESAARHGDFLVLPLADLPDGPARHIMCTPGVGPAFMERLDQGIRATVGPLAP